The following are encoded in a window of Halorarum salinum genomic DNA:
- the flaJ gene encoding archaellar assembly protein FlaJ: MSTGTGGGTSTLFPDSLSDLVRELLDSYDELEMPRRQYVAYVLLPALGFLLLTLAGAVLLPFPLSVRVPVPLLGLLVFGAAVAYPKLYLNGRKVAIENQLHLVMTHMTVLSTTNIDRMEVFRTLAGEEEYGAAAEELGRIVHLVDTWNQSLDDALRRRAKEVPSDAFSDFFDRLGYTIGAGQSIDEFLLSEQDAVIQNYITVYEGALGNLEVMKDLYMSMILSMTFALVFAIVLPILTGDDPTVTVSAVIVMFMLVQLGFYVMIRAMAPHDPVWFHSERGAPTDLRLWGSLVVGVGLTFVLVAVVGAGLFGYGPGLPGLLFFLDETPVPLYVCVPITPMAITGVMLRIEERNIGERDEEFPSFVRALGAAESAKQSTTGDVLRTLHQKDFGALSPAITRLYRRLNIRIDPSQSWHTFAADTRSYLIQKFSDMYLEGRRMGGRPKMLGELISENMNTVMQLREQRRQATVTMIGLLYGITAASAFAFFIGLQVVDILADLSEQFSVQDAGGVGQIIYAGVYDIPLIEFLLLLVILFNAVLSSVMIRTIDGGNKANAYLHFVAMTWLGCGVALFTQRLVTEILTI; encoded by the coding sequence GCCGTGCTGTTGCCGTTCCCGCTGTCGGTCCGGGTACCGGTTCCGCTGCTCGGCCTGCTCGTGTTCGGCGCGGCGGTCGCGTACCCGAAGCTGTACCTCAACGGGCGGAAGGTCGCCATCGAGAACCAGCTCCACCTCGTGATGACCCACATGACCGTGCTCTCGACGACGAACATCGACCGGATGGAGGTGTTCCGCACGCTCGCGGGCGAGGAGGAGTACGGCGCCGCCGCCGAGGAACTGGGCCGCATCGTCCACCTGGTGGACACGTGGAACCAGTCGCTCGACGACGCGCTGCGGCGGCGGGCCAAGGAGGTGCCCTCGGACGCCTTCTCGGACTTCTTCGACCGGCTCGGCTACACCATCGGGGCGGGCCAGTCGATCGACGAGTTCCTGCTGTCCGAACAGGACGCGGTCATCCAGAACTACATCACGGTGTACGAGGGCGCACTGGGGAACCTGGAGGTGATGAAGGACCTCTACATGTCGATGATCCTCTCCATGACGTTCGCGCTCGTGTTCGCCATCGTCCTGCCCATCCTGACGGGCGACGACCCCACCGTCACCGTCTCGGCGGTCATTGTCATGTTCATGCTGGTCCAGCTCGGCTTCTACGTGATGATCCGGGCGATGGCGCCCCACGACCCGGTGTGGTTCCACTCCGAGCGGGGCGCGCCGACGGACCTCCGGCTCTGGGGGAGCCTCGTGGTGGGCGTCGGGCTGACGTTCGTCCTCGTCGCCGTCGTCGGAGCGGGGCTGTTCGGGTACGGCCCGGGCCTGCCGGGGCTGCTGTTCTTCCTCGACGAGACGCCCGTTCCGCTGTACGTCTGTGTCCCCATCACCCCGATGGCGATCACGGGCGTGATGCTCCGGATCGAGGAGCGGAACATCGGCGAGCGTGACGAGGAGTTCCCGTCGTTCGTCCGGGCGCTCGGCGCGGCCGAGTCCGCGAAGCAGTCGACGACCGGCGACGTGCTCCGGACGCTCCACCAGAAGGACTTCGGCGCGCTCTCGCCGGCCATCACGCGGCTGTACCGCCGGCTCAACATCCGAATCGACCCCTCCCAGTCGTGGCACACGTTCGCCGCGGACACGCGCTCGTACCTCATCCAGAAGTTCTCCGATATGTACCTCGAGGGGCGTCGGATGGGGGGACGGCCGAAGATGCTCGGCGAGCTCATCTCCGAGAACATGAACACGGTGATGCAGCTCCGCGAGCAGCGCCGGCAGGCGACCGTGACGATGATCGGTCTGCTGTACGGCATCACCGCGGCCTCCGCGTTCGCGTTCTTCATCGGCCTGCAGGTCGTCGACATCCTCGCGGACCTCTCCGAGCAGTTCAGCGTCCAGGACGCCGGCGGCGTCGGGCAGATCATCTACGCCGGCGTGTACGACATCCCGCTCATCGAGTTCCTCCTGTTGCTCGTCATCCTGTTCAACGCCGTGCTCTCGTCGGTGATGATCCGGACCATCGACGGCGGCAACAAGGCGAACGCGTACCTCCACTTCGTGGCGATGACGTGGCTGGGCTGCGGGGTGGCGCTGTTCACCCAGCGGCTCGTCACGGAGATACTGACGATCTGA